Sequence from the Drosophila subpulchrella strain 33 F10 #4 breed RU33 chromosome 3R, RU_Dsub_v1.1 Primary Assembly, whole genome shotgun sequence genome:
ACGTCAACGACCAAGATCGAGATCAAGACCAAGCCAGCACTAACACTCCCACCTGGAGGAGACCGAAAAGGAGAAGCATCCACAGCCAAGCGACGACTACGACGAAGACGAGACACTTTCCTTTGGCACTTTCACATCAAGCGATTCGCAAAGGCCACAAAACTGAGCCACTTTGATGCAAACTAAGCCACCGCACACAACAAACTACACTAGACCGCTTAAGGATTTACCTAAAACACCCACATATTAGAGCCGAAACATACCCATTGGGTGGCATCGTGAGGAGGATTTTCACCAAGGTACGTGAACCTTTTCTCAACTTATATAACCCGCACAGATCAGTCCCGACCACGGGCATCACATCGCAACGAAACTCGACGCGTCCGATTCTATCAAAAGCAAAGCtgcatttaatttgcatttcTTGGTTGCATTCTTTTGTCCGGCCTTTGTGGCGTTGCCTCCCTGCTGGCGCAGTTGCTCCTCGGACTCGCTcggttttggtatttttatacGGCTCTGATGGTCTAAAATTATATGCGAACTGCATGCTCGTGCAACACCGCTGCTGTCCCCTAGGTGCAATGTACACTTCTAATTTGAATGTAATATACACGGGCCACTGCGGATACGTTAGGCTGGCTAGAATGGCCAGATGAGAGGGCTGTTTGTTGTCAGCGAGCTCTCGGTTCGGTCTTGGCTAGTCGTCATACGCTGTAGAATTATAAAGGAGAGAGCTTTGGGAGACAGTTGATGTATCCTTATGaatgcttttaaaataaatattagggactgaagaattcgcggcATAAACACTCCGTGAGGGATTTTAAAAGGCTTAAGGCAacatcaattttattttcatgagtattttaaaatttgttatttagTTCTTATTGTTCTAAAGAATTTGGGCTGCCAATGCCTACGATGTAGAGAAACATTTTAAGGCAGTTCCTTGCCCTAGGGAGCCGTCCGCCTGGGGAGTTTTAATGACATTTTTGCTAATAACGCTGTCATGGCCGGTGAAATCATACTCCCACATTTCTGGGCAGGCCATCCGCCGGTCAATGCTGACCAAAACACCGAGCagagaaaacaaataaaaggcGACAACGACCAGCAGCACATTATTCAAATAAACAGCACATTTCGCAGCGACAAACCGTGAGACCGCCGATGCCGATGCCGCTGCATTGGCCAAGCGGGCCGCACGGCAGGTCCGCGTTATTATTATGGTCAGTCTATAAATACAGTGCCCAACGTGAGCAACGCCGCCGTGTGAGCGATCCGGGAGATCGATTCGGGCCAATTTGCCGTAGACATCAAGGGGGTAACAGGAGGAACAGGAACTAGGAACACTAACAGAGGGAGGAGGAGGTGCTAAGCCGGCAGGAAGATGCCGCCCAAGCGACCGCCGCCGCTCGTGCCGAAGAAGCCGAATCCCAGCATGAACTACGAGGTGTTGATCTACCTCAACTCGTTCTACTTCGGCATGTTCGCCTGTTGCGAGATGGCCATGGGCCTCCTGAAGGCCATCAATCTCAGCTACACGGGACACACTTTGGCTCTGGACACGGGGGTGATGATTAGCTTCATTGTCTTCGAGACGATTCGCCTGATAATGGGACGCGCGAGTTCGCTGGCCGATCGAGGTATAAAGCTCCCGCCCGCCTGCCAATCTAATTTTAGGATTAACTTAAACAATACTAGTGCAGCGGGTGTTATCATTTGACGCAGATGCGGTTAATTAATGTCTTTAAACGAAATCAGAAAGAATTCTAAACCTAAGACATAAGAATGAATATGAACTTTTGATATTTTATAAGTCTTTGGGATACTAAAAGCTCCCTAAATTATCCATTTTAATAAGCAGCCGATTTGTTGTCATACACCTTATAATAAAACTTCACCTCTTTTCATCCCAGGTTGGTCAGCCATACTGTCGGTCTTCATGACCGCACCGTGCTTCGTGGGCGTCTCCTATCTGCTGCTCCTGCAgacctaccgactgcgcctgGAGTACTGCCTGTGCACGCTGCAGATCGCCCTTTACCTGACCGAGGTGTGGTATGCCATCGTCTTCGTTTTCTCGCTGTGTCGTCCAGTAACTTATGATTAGCCACATAGACAGCAACATCAGCCAACCAGCAACAAATATACATGCGAAAGATTAGCAATATACAAGATCGAAAATGAATAGGATGAGGTGTAATGAAATGTAGTGAGGATAAATTGGAAACAGGAGGCAGCTGAATTGCTCATGGCCGAGGAGGAAAccaaacagaaacaaaaaaaacatatgtaGCATATTAAAACTTATGTATAGTAAGGTTTATGATAACATACACACACtcttatatacatatatttaacgGTTTTATATACAAAAATTGTTAACATTTAAGCATCAATTGGAACCAATATAagacaacaaacaaaaatttaaacttgaataattttcacatttttaagatgacaatttttttgtaaaaaatattgaaaaacacccaaaacaaatttaatgtgtggaaataatttataatagtTCACAGATAGCTCGAATCTTAAAAAGAAttgtaaaaacaaaatagaaTATCTCAGAAAACCTAGTCAAAAACCGAATCATGTGAATTGTGCTTAAGATCGCTGAAGGGACATCAAAATAATTCATTACCACTCAGCGAAGCAGTTAGTAGTTCATACCAATATTCAAAAGGagaacaaaacaaaatgaagCCCAGCTAAAGTCTAGACCATGTGTGTACTTTAATGAAAATACTTTATATAAAACTAGCATATAGCGTAAATAACATGTTCAAGACGGTACTAAAAACAAAGCAATCCCAAGTGGAAAAGCGTTTACAAGAAAGCAgtaagaaaaacaaattagcTAAAtcatattaaacatttttagagTGTTAAAAACTAAGCGAAAACCCTCCATTATAGTGCCGCAAAGTCCTTGCGAAATTCTTCTCACTAATTCTGCCTATTGGCAACTGAAACCCCCGATAAATCACGCTCAATTATCCCCGCCTGAAAGGAATCGAGGATTGGAGCCCCAAATTCAGCTCCACTAATGCTAGTCACTAATGTTCACAAACATTTTGTAAGCTACACCGAAGATTGTGTATAATTTGTAAGACCTTTTTGTGGTTTCATAGCAAATTAGAGCACAAGTCGATCACAAAACTCTCAACAGTCCACAAATCTCAtgcttttaataaaaaaaaaccgacaattttaattaaagaaaaCCGCTGTAAGCTGAAACAAAACCAAAGCCACATCCTATGTTGAATAATTTACCTgtataatatttatgtaatttCGTTAAACGCAAAATGTTAACATACTTTTAAAGCGCGTGTAAAACGGATAgttaataaacaaagaaaAACCCAAAACTTAAGAGATTTATACACTCGATGAAAGTACCAATTAAAGATCAAAACCAATGAACCAGCATCTGTTGTTAGTAGGCTACGGGTTCAGCACGATCTTTTGGAGTATGTGTGATAGGTGTATTTTATTTCGTGTCGACAAAATTTCACATATATTTCAGCTGCCCACAGACAGGTCTTCCAAATtagttttttcttaaaattcgAAACAAGAACTGCTGCAGGCCTGTGGCGATTTTAAGAGACCGGAGACGTTGATTCGTTCAACGTAAACTTCAAGTGATCTCCATGGATAGAAGCCACAAGTCGGGTGAGTTTATAAATGAAGCGGcctcaaattaaatattaatatgatTATTCCTTTTGCAGATGAGGCCTTTGGTCAGTCCATGTCCAGCAACAGTCGCCGTGTCATGTGGAAGCTCAGCGAGGAGGAGGAAACCTTCGAATCCCTGGTCAACTATCGCCGCATTCCAGTGCGCAGCCTGTCCGACCAGCAGAACCGAAGCCAGGTCACCGATGTGCCCGCCAAGAAACGCACGGCCACTGAGAACTGGCTGCTGCTAGTCCGCGATCTCGAGAAAAAGGAAGCTAGCAGCATCGAAGAGGGCAAAAAGTCGGTCGGCCAGCGGGAGCCGTCCTGGAGTGGTAATCCCCAAACATCGGCCACCTCGCTGCCAGAAGTGAAGGAGACCAGTCCCAAGGAAAGAGCGATCATCTACTGGCGGCGACTCTTCGACGGAATCCATAAGCGGCAGCGGAGCGAAAAGAGGACATCCGAAGTGGAGCAGGAGGATCCGGCTGATATCGTTCTTACCGCAAAGCCTAGCCTGGCATTGCGCTACAAGCCCTCCCACGAGTCGCTGAAGCACAAGCGGAGCAAGGAACTGGCCCCTGAGCGATGCCCGAGCTCGACCCGGGAATCGGCGCCCTGCAAACTGGTATCGGACCTTCAGCTGGAGTCCTTCAGCCTGCCGCCGCAGCAGACGTGCGTGGTGCGCGAGGTGGCGCCTCGGTTCGCCCACCGAAGGCGCCTGTCGATAGCCAACGACACGGATTCATGCTGCTCCGGCGAGCTGGAGGTCCCCAAAAACAGTCCCGTCCAGGACCAGGAGCCAGGACCCCGACCGCGCAGTGAACTGATCAGCGTCCATGTCTCGGCGCCCACCATCTCCTCGTTCATGGAGGCGGCGCGGCGGAGCACATCCCCGGTTAGGCGTCGCACTGCGGTGAGCAAGGTGGCCGCCGGGACGAAGGGCGGATCATCCCCAGCAGCGGGGGGCAACAAGTGCTCCAGTGCCAGTAGCGGCAGTGCGGCCACCACCACCCTGCCCACTTTCCGGCAGCGACAGCAGGAGCTCCATCGCTATCGCGTCATGATCGAGAGACGACGCCTCGATCTCCTGGAGCTGAAGATAGCCCGCGAGCGCGAGGAGGCGCTACACAACGAGATCCTGTTCCACAAGGACCTGCAGATCAAGGACAACATGATCAAGGCGTACGAGGACAATGACTGCTCCAATGCTTAGTACTTACCCCGTTCACCGGGTCTCCATTTCGGCATTAAATTGATGGTTTCCAAAATAGTTCGCAATTGCCCTGGCCGCAGTAGTTCAAAACTCTCACccaaaataaatcaaaatcatTTCACACTAAACTACACAaccaaaaaatgtattttttttattatttcaggATTGATTACAGTAGTCGTTGAAAAATCCTTAATTAATAcaataccatttttaaatatacaagTTTATAGTAATTATTCCTTAATTAACTGATGTAAACTAAAAACTATGATAAAAAAAGATTAGAACCTCTATGCTTGTAAGAAAGATTAgttaattttaaagtaaaaaaagctttaaaatgtATTCCAATTAGAATCTGAAATGTTGGCGCCCCGTTTAAAATTGAACGATCCccttttttcgttttttaacACTGCTGGTGCACGCCTTTCGCGGTGAATGGCCTTTTGGCCCCAAGcagttttctttttatttgttttgaatAAGAAACGAAACGTGAGATGTTGATAAATGTGTGCCGAATTTGCGGCAGGAGCAGGCTATGCCCGAAAGCCGTAAAGCTCTTTAGTTCCGGAAGACAGGGCACCCTGCGCCGCATCGAATTAATCACCGGAATTCGAGTAAGGTTTTGCACATAATTATAATTAGATCTCGAAATTTTCTGATGAGCTTTGCTCTTTTCTTGGTACAGCTTCAGCAGATCCCCAATGCGCCGGAAATGTTGTGTTTCTGCTGCCAGACGGACCTCAATTCGGCCATGATGTTCCGCAGGCAGTGTATCTTGCAGCAGAAGAAATGGGTGCCAGTGGAGGAGGCCCAAGAGCTGGACAAAATGGAGGTGCAACCAAAAGAGAAACCGAAACCTCTTGTTCccaagaaaaaataccaacgACGAAAGAAGCTATCCACATTGCCGGTCGAGACCGTGGACATTGTCGTTCCCACCGATAATAAACCCTCAGCGGAAGCATCAGGTGATGATGAGTTTGACCAACCTGTGGATATCTCCACAGAATCAGAAACCCCGGAATGCGATAAAAATCTGGAGGAGATCGATGCAAAAGATGATGACGAGGAGTTTTTGGATTTAGATAACGAACTACCCAATATTAAAATCTACAAGTGCGCCACTTGTGGAGTCATTAAGAACAACAAATCAACCTTGGTTAGGCACCAGTATGAACACAGCGGCAAAAAACCCTTTCCCTGCAAGTAAGTTAATCTATACAGAATTATCACTGAATCAGTCTTCAAGTTTTTccttatatttgttttaatcaattataatatatttagcCCAGCTTATAATTATGCTTACAAGTTTCTTTGGGTTTTTCATAAATCTGTATTAATTAATTCTAATTAACTTATGTTAATACCTGATAAATGCTACTTATACGACCATGTTTTCAGGGAGTGCCCAAAGGGCTTTTTGGCCGCCAGTGAACTGAAGGC
This genomic interval carries:
- the LOC119545797 gene encoding uncharacterized protein LOC119545797 translates to MPPKRPPPLVPKKPNPSMNYEVLIYLNSFYFGMFACCEMAMGLLKAINLSYTGHTLALDTGVMISFIVFETIRLIMGRASSLADRGWSAILSVFMTAPCFVGVSYLLLLQTYRLRLEYCLCTLQIALYLTEVWYAIVFVFSLCRPVTYD
- the LOC119545796 gene encoding uncharacterized protein LOC119545796 — protein: MDRSHKSDEAFGQSMSSNSRRVMWKLSEEEETFESLVNYRRIPVRSLSDQQNRSQVTDVPAKKRTATENWLLLVRDLEKKEASSIEEGKKSVGQREPSWSGNPQTSATSLPEVKETSPKERAIIYWRRLFDGIHKRQRSEKRTSEVEQEDPADIVLTAKPSLALRYKPSHESLKHKRSKELAPERCPSSTRESAPCKLVSDLQLESFSLPPQQTCVVREVAPRFAHRRRLSIANDTDSCCSGELEVPKNSPVQDQEPGPRPRSELISVHVSAPTISSFMEAARRSTSPVRRRTAVSKVAAGTKGGSSPAAGGNKCSSASSGSAATTTLPTFRQRQQELHRYRVMIERRRLDLLELKIAREREEALHNEILFHKDLQIKDNMIKAYEDNDCSNA
- the LOC119563458 gene encoding transcription factor Ouib, producing the protein MLINVCRICGRSRLCPKAVKLFSSGRQGTLRRIELITGIRLQQIPNAPEMLCFCCQTDLNSAMMFRRQCILQQKKWVPVEEAQELDKMEVQPKEKPKPLVPKKKYQRRKKLSTLPVETVDIVVPTDNKPSAEASGDDEFDQPVDISTESETPECDKNLEEIDAKDDDEEFLDLDNELPNIKIYKCATCGVIKNNKSTLVRHQYEHSGKKPFPCKECPKGFLAASELKAHNLTHHTAEPPFPCRYCDRRYFSTAGRKKHERIHTNERNFVCDQCGKSFTRTCILMAHMESHSIVKKFGCEVCDRSFSLKKHLVAHLDSNTHKQNSELASSSSETMSVVSCDTYSSWSQSSQVASHVDEDLVQSHFDILCQEI